CGTTGTATTTTAGATATTTTTAATTGATGGGTCTGCCATTCGAGCCAGCCTCGTAAAGGCTGCTGGTGAAAATTTTGCACGGATTCAAATTGTGAACGAAAAAGAAACGGCGATCACCGCTGCCATTGCTGCCGGAAATTTAGTGAAAAACGCCATTGGCACCATCGGTAGCGCGGATGTTGAAAATAAAAATCCGTTCGATTACGTAACTGTAATTGACAAAAAATCAGAACAACTGATTATCAAGCTCATCTCGGATCAATTTCCTGATCACGAAATTTACGCTGAAGAATCCGTTAAATCCATCGCGCAAAACGCGCCCAGATGGATCATTGACCCGTTGGACGGCACAACAAATTTCATTCACGGCTATCCCAACAGCGCCATTTCAATTGCTCTGGAGAAAAAAGGCGAAATCGTTTTAGGCGTAATTTACGATCCGTTCCGCGATGAGTTATTTCACGCGGAAAAAGGAAAAGGCAGCTTTTTGAATGATAAAAGGATTTCCGTATCGCACCGCGATAAGTTGTCGGAATGTCTGATTGCGACGGGATTTCCCTTCAAAAATAGAAATTTTTTAACGCTATACTGGGAAGCGCTGGCGGAAATATTCATGCGCGTCAGCGGAATCAGACGAACGGGTTCCGCAGCGCTTGATCTGGCGCATCTGGCGTGCGGCAGATTCGACGGCTTTTGGGAACTAAAACTGAGTCCGTGGGATATCGC
The sequence above is drawn from the Calditrichota bacterium genome and encodes:
- a CDS encoding inositol monophosphatase; translated protein: MVNEKETAITAAIAAGNLVKNAIGTIGSADVENKNPFDYVTVIDKKSEQLIIKLISDQFPDHEIYAEESVKSIAQNAPRWIIDPLDGTTNFIHGYPNSAISIALEKKGEIVLGVIYDPFRDELFHAEKGKGSFLNDKRISVSHRDKLSECLIATGFPFKNRNFLTLYWEALAEIFMRVSGIRRTGSAALDLAHLACGRFDGFWELKLSPWDIAAGSLLIEEAGGQIGDFEGGKKHVWSGDVVASNGHIHDFLLKKIQNIFSCNP